In a genomic window of Infirmifilum sp. NZ:
- a CDS encoding RuvB-like helicase gives MIAVAERVGTHSHIRGLGVRNGEVLPVGDGLVGQVEARKAAWLVVQLIKAGKMAGRAILLVGPPGTGKTALAVAIARELGAETPFMALSGSEIYSAELKKTEVLMQAMRKSIGVRIRERRWVYEGVLEKLDVRYDRHPLNPYSQVPVGGTITLKTDRETRSLRVDSNVIYQILSKGISEGDVIWIDEETGRVSRAGRAKGYGEYDVRPRDLVDIPTGPIYKEKEFVYTLTLHDLDEMESRSESILSIFFGAPSAKEIPPDVRARVDKTVKEWVESKRAELIPGVLFIDDAHMLDIEAYSFLSRAMESELSPIIILATNRGFTRIRGTDIEAPHGMPLDLLDRLLIIRTRPYTPDEIREIIKIRAHEEGVELEPDALEELVRLGSEKSLRYATQLLAPARLMAEQRGRSRVMREDVAEVSQLFISTKESSSYLKELEEKMLK, from the coding sequence ATGATCGCGGTGGCTGAACGCGTCGGAACGCACAGCCACATTAGGGGGCTGGGCGTCAGAAATGGAGAAGTTCTGCCCGTCGGAGACGGCCTAGTCGGCCAGGTGGAGGCCAGGAAGGCTGCTTGGCTCGTCGTGCAGCTCATCAAAGCTGGGAAAATGGCCGGTCGCGCCATCCTGCTGGTTGGCCCCCCGGGGACGGGGAAGACGGCGCTGGCCGTCGCTATAGCCCGCGAGCTCGGGGCGGAGACGCCATTCATGGCCCTCTCCGGGAGCGAAATCTACTCCGCGGAGCTGAAGAAGACGGAGGTCCTCATGCAGGCCATGAGGAAATCTATAGGCGTGAGGATCAGGGAGAGGAGGTGGGTCTACGAGGGTGTTCTCGAGAAGTTGGATGTGCGGTACGACAGGCACCCGCTCAACCCCTACTCCCAGGTCCCAGTCGGCGGTACGATCACTCTGAAAACCGACAGGGAGACGCGGAGCCTGCGCGTCGACTCCAACGTCATTTACCAGATTCTATCGAAGGGCATCAGCGAGGGGGACGTCATCTGGATCGACGAGGAGACTGGCAGGGTTTCGCGCGCGGGGAGGGCTAAGGGCTACGGCGAGTACGATGTGAGGCCCCGGGACCTCGTGGACATCCCGACGGGCCCGATCTACAAGGAGAAGGAGTTCGTCTACACCTTGACGCTTCACGACCTAGATGAGATGGAGAGCCGGAGCGAGAGCATACTTTCGATCTTCTTCGGCGCTCCCTCGGCTAAAGAGATCCCGCCGGATGTGAGGGCCAGGGTCGATAAGACCGTGAAGGAGTGGGTTGAGTCGAAGAGGGCGGAGCTGATCCCTGGGGTCCTCTTCATCGACGATGCTCACATGCTTGACATCGAGGCGTACAGCTTCCTCTCGCGGGCGATGGAGAGCGAGCTGAGCCCGATCATTATACTCGCTACTAACAGGGGGTTCACGAGGATTAGGGGGACGGACATCGAGGCCCCTCACGGGATGCCCTTGGACCTCCTAGACAGGCTCCTCATAATCAGGACGAGACCCTACACTCCTGACGAGATCAGGGAGATCATCAAGATCAGGGCGCACGAGGAGGGTGTGGAGCTCGAGCCGGATGCCCTCGAGGAGCTCGTAAGGCTGGGGAGCGAGAAGAGCCTCCGCTACGCCACCCAGCTGCTCGCTCCCGCTAGGCTGATGGCTGAGCAGAGGGGGAGAAGCAGGGTAATGAGGGAGGACGTCGCCGAGGTTTCTCAGCTCTTCATAAGCACTAAGGAGTCTTCGAGCTACCTTAAGGAGCTAGAGGAGAAGATGCTCAAGTAG